A DNA window from Methylocystis heyeri contains the following coding sequences:
- a CDS encoding 4-oxalocrotonate tautomerase encodes MPLTLTLTEGVLPHGAEKTAIARITHAFLKSHGLAGNKTMTPNVTAHVHLAPKGLTFAGGEPVEGAWIEWKVPSFALADREIQKAFFAEAVQIVHELSGGRLPKSHIWANAVHAADGAWTLDGAAMTNAELVASVAKG; translated from the coding sequence ATGCCCCTGACCCTCACGCTGACGGAAGGCGTCCTGCCCCATGGCGCCGAGAAAACGGCGATTGCCCGGATCACCCATGCCTTCCTCAAATCTCACGGCCTTGCCGGCAACAAGACGATGACGCCGAACGTAACCGCCCATGTTCATCTGGCGCCGAAGGGGCTGACCTTCGCCGGCGGCGAACCGGTGGAAGGCGCCTGGATCGAATGGAAGGTTCCGTCCTTTGCCCTGGCGGACCGCGAAATTCAAAAAGCATTCTTCGCCGAGGCGGTGCAGATCGTCCACGAACTGTCGGGTGGCAGACTGCCGAAGAGCCACATCTGGGCCAACGCCGTACATGCCGCTGACGGCGCCTGGACACTGGACGGCGCGGCGATGACCAATGCGGAACTTGTTGCGTCCGTCGCCAAGGGCTGA
- a CDS encoding VOC family protein → MRLSPSLFFSARCEEALRFYERCGLGKAQILLRWGQNGMPVRTESMRGKILHARFDGPGVLFFASDNDDAEPMKGSALMVEMNDLACLRTLFERMSEGGTVTVPLARQYWGSDFGMLVDAFGVQWMFNCPLS, encoded by the coding sequence ATGCGACTATCTCCCTCCTTGTTCTTCTCCGCTCGTTGCGAGGAAGCCCTCCGCTTTTATGAGCGCTGCGGCCTCGGCAAGGCGCAGATCCTGCTGCGCTGGGGCCAGAACGGCATGCCTGTGCGGACAGAAAGCATGCGCGGCAAAATCCTGCATGCACGCTTCGATGGGCCGGGCGTGCTGTTCTTCGCCTCGGACAATGACGACGCCGAACCGATGAAAGGCTCGGCGCTGATGGTGGAAATGAATGATCTTGCCTGCTTGCGGACGCTGTTTGAACGCATGTCGGAAGGCGGGACCGTCACTGTCCCGCTGGCGCGCCAGTATTGGGGCTCCGATTTCGGCATGCTGGTCGATGCTTTCGGCGTCCAGTGGATGTTCAACTGCCCGCTGAGCTGA
- a CDS encoding glycosyltransferase family 4 protein gives MKVLLFANTDWYLFNFRRTLAAALKDRGHDVTLVSPPGLYGEKLEALGFRWIPAPMDRRSLNPLRELALLGWLFRLLRRERPDVVHGFTIKCVVYGALVGRLAGAARINAVAGMGYVFISNSLKARILRPWVRGLMRLALGGGQARLILQNPDDVTLFERARLVSVDKIRLIRGSGVDCARFIPGDDEEVAENRPLRVLLAARLLWDKGLAEFVDAARLLKAEGRDIRFTLAGAPDPGNPAAAPEATIAAWQAEGLVDWLGHVDDMPALLLAADIVALPSYREGLPKTLIEAAACAKPLIATDAPGCREVVTHGVNGLLVPIRNAQALAEAIARLQDDPGLARRLGLAARAKALAEFDEKIVIAQTLAVYHEMRSQA, from the coding sequence TTGAAAGTCCTCCTGTTCGCCAACACCGACTGGTATCTCTTCAACTTCCGGCGAACACTCGCCGCCGCGCTGAAGGATCGCGGCCACGACGTGACGCTGGTCTCCCCGCCGGGGCTTTATGGCGAAAAGCTGGAGGCGCTGGGTTTTCGGTGGATACCCGCCCCGATGGACCGCAGAAGCCTGAACCCGTTGCGTGAACTCGCGCTGCTCGGCTGGCTATTCAGGCTGTTGCGTCGCGAGCGGCCCGACGTGGTGCATGGCTTCACCATCAAATGCGTCGTTTACGGCGCTCTGGTCGGCCGTTTGGCCGGCGCGGCTCGCATCAACGCCGTAGCTGGGATGGGCTATGTGTTCATCAGCAATTCCCTGAAGGCGCGGATATTGCGGCCCTGGGTGCGCGGTCTGATGCGCCTTGCTCTCGGCGGGGGGCAGGCCAGACTGATATTGCAGAATCCCGACGACGTGACGCTCTTCGAGCGCGCGCGCCTCGTTTCCGTAGATAAGATCCGCCTCATCCGCGGATCGGGAGTGGACTGCGCCAGATTTATTCCGGGCGACGACGAAGAAGTCGCCGAGAACCGCCCATTGCGCGTCCTGCTCGCCGCCCGGCTGTTGTGGGACAAAGGCCTCGCCGAGTTCGTCGACGCAGCGCGTCTTCTGAAGGCGGAGGGCAGGGATATTCGCTTTACCTTGGCCGGCGCTCCGGACCCGGGCAATCCTGCCGCGGCGCCCGAAGCGACCATCGCTGCGTGGCAGGCGGAAGGGCTCGTAGACTGGCTCGGCCACGTCGATGACATGCCGGCTCTTCTGCTCGCCGCCGATATCGTGGCGCTGCCGAGTTATCGTGAAGGACTGCCCAAGACATTGATCGAAGCCGCGGCCTGCGCAAAGCCGTTGATTGCAACCGACGCGCCCGGTTGCCGCGAGGTGGTGACGCATGGCGTGAACGGCCTGCTTGTGCCGATACGCAACGCACAGGCCCTGGCGGAGGCGATCGCCCGCCTGCAGGACGACCCCGGACTGGCGCGAAGGCTGGGTCTTGCCGCGCGAGCGAAAGCTCTGGCCGAATTCGACGAGAAAATCGTCATCGCGCAGACACTGGCCGTTTACCATGAGATGCGATCGCAAGCGTAG
- a CDS encoding flavin reductase family protein: protein MPAEHRSIEPAILYFGAPVILVSTQNQDDTANLAPISSAWWLGWRCMLGLSAASKTTENLIRTGECVLNLPSVNQVGAVDRLARLTGSDPAPESKLAKGYRHEAKKFEAAGLTPVPSCTVAPPRALECPIHMEAVFAAKHGLGEDSPWKGALLAFELRVQRVHVAPQILMDGFENRIDPDKWRPLIMSFQNFYGLAEGRVQSSRLAEISEDSYRSPDVDRARRAPGNQTDAALETFDHTVTAPPPGS, encoded by the coding sequence ATGCCAGCCGAACATCGCTCAATCGAACCGGCCATTCTCTATTTTGGCGCGCCGGTCATTCTCGTCAGCACGCAAAACCAGGACGACACAGCCAACCTCGCGCCGATCTCATCGGCCTGGTGGCTCGGCTGGCGGTGCATGCTCGGGCTCTCCGCCGCCTCGAAGACCACGGAGAACCTGATCCGCACCGGCGAGTGCGTGTTGAACCTGCCTTCGGTCAATCAGGTCGGAGCTGTCGATCGACTGGCGCGACTGACAGGCTCAGACCCGGCGCCGGAAAGCAAGCTCGCCAAGGGCTACCGCCATGAAGCCAAGAAGTTCGAGGCGGCCGGCCTCACGCCCGTCCCGTCATGCACCGTCGCTCCGCCTCGTGCGCTCGAATGCCCGATTCACATGGAGGCCGTTTTCGCCGCCAAGCACGGTCTTGGCGAGGATAGCCCGTGGAAGGGCGCTCTGCTCGCCTTCGAGCTCCGTGTCCAGCGCGTGCATGTCGCGCCGCAAATCCTGATGGATGGGTTCGAGAACAGGATAGATCCCGACAAATGGCGGCCGCTCATCATGAGCTTTCAGAATTTCTACGGTTTGGCCGAAGGCCGCGTCCAATCCTCGCGCCTCGCCGAAATTTCCGAGGACAGCTACCGAAGCCCCGATGTCGATCGCGCTAGACGAGCGCCGGGAAATCAGACCGACGCCGCCCTTGAAACATTTGACCACACGGTAACAGCCCCTCCTCCCGGCTCGTAA
- a CDS encoding LysR substrate-binding domain-containing protein, with protein MHNLDTAWLRTLVAVADCGSFAKAAQAVNRSESAVSLHIGNLERETGASLFRREGRRMVLTDEGLILLDYARKALDLLDGVLRQFGQNPDHDTVRIGMSQDFADTWLPAALASLARKHPRIRLHTTTGRSPDLVSSLGAGAIDLAMIYGETKEVPCLWSGSLSMVWIGAQDFTLSHPLPLAVFDPPCAFRGAAMDALEAAAMPWTVDFASPTLASLWGAVGSGLGVTVRTPLGIPPGLRIMTEADGFPRLPSVCLGLYAAGGLAVSPAASAVADIMTGVAGQSLLAAI; from the coding sequence ATGCACAATCTCGATACGGCATGGCTTCGCACGCTGGTCGCCGTCGCCGACTGCGGCAGCTTCGCCAAGGCTGCACAGGCGGTAAATCGCTCCGAATCCGCCGTCAGCCTGCATATCGGCAACCTCGAAAGGGAGACTGGCGCCAGCCTGTTTCGCCGGGAAGGACGCCGCATGGTCCTCACCGACGAAGGGCTGATCCTGCTCGACTACGCCCGGAAGGCGCTCGATCTTCTTGATGGCGTTCTGAGGCAATTCGGCCAGAACCCGGATCACGACACGGTGCGGATCGGCATGTCGCAGGACTTCGCCGACACCTGGCTGCCCGCGGCGCTCGCCAGCCTCGCCCGCAAGCATCCGCGCATTCGCCTGCACACAACTACCGGCCGTTCGCCCGATTTGGTGAGCAGTCTTGGCGCCGGCGCCATCGATCTCGCCATGATCTACGGAGAAACAAAGGAAGTTCCGTGTCTTTGGTCTGGATCCTTGTCCATGGTTTGGATCGGAGCGCAGGATTTCACCCTGAGCCACCCGCTGCCTTTGGCCGTTTTCGATCCGCCCTGCGCTTTCCGCGGCGCCGCCATGGATGCGCTTGAAGCTGCGGCCATGCCATGGACCGTTGATTTCGCGAGCCCAACGCTTGCGAGCCTTTGGGGCGCCGTGGGCTCGGGTCTTGGCGTGACCGTTCGCACGCCGCTGGGGATTCCGCCTGGACTTAGGATCATGACGGAAGCGGATGGATTTCCGCGCCTGCCCAGCGTTTGCCTTGGCCTCTATGCCGCGGGGGGCCTTGCGGTTTCGCCAGCCGCCTCGGCAGTGGCCGACATCATGACGGGCGTGGCCGGCCAAAGCCTTCTCGCCGCGATTTGA
- a CDS encoding sugar transferase, giving the protein MRDPGLLDTGNFPNELAPGYQYALVTIVCALVAFRLFRVSDGVSHFFSVHDVLAVCAAVATTATSSGIILFIFTRLEGIPRSMPLIYALVLGSGMIFSRTLARVLYNEAWSEADKIAEEIWPQHMRHVILIGVDRFAATAIKLLDLQQPRTTRVVGALDVREAFHGRTIAGVKIIGHVDEIAEVFDEYAVHGVEIDEIWLADGATSLSHAGVERMRDWCAGRGLKFARVSEALNLAVRPNYSKPRANRTGAVVPGEYFKTKRLIDLAGASTLLILLLPLALLTACLVLFDVGAPVFFWQQRIGQNGRKFLLYKFRTYRAPFDKSGARIPGDLRLSRLGRAVRAARLDEIPQLLNVLVGDMSLIGPRPLLSADQPGDPRPRLSVKPGITGWAQINGGTFITPAQKDALDVWYIRHASLRLDTKIAVSTLLFTLVGEKINHTALEEAMSWSESNTGLPAMSLEHDPTSAEVDTLERRSA; this is encoded by the coding sequence TTGCGTGATCCAGGCCTGCTCGATACCGGCAATTTCCCCAATGAATTAGCGCCGGGCTACCAATATGCGCTCGTCACTATCGTCTGCGCTCTGGTGGCCTTCCGGCTGTTCCGCGTAAGCGACGGGGTGAGCCATTTCTTTTCCGTTCACGATGTCCTCGCGGTTTGCGCCGCGGTCGCGACGACGGCGACTTCAAGCGGAATCATTCTCTTCATCTTCACCCGCCTGGAGGGCATTCCCCGCTCCATGCCGCTGATCTATGCGCTGGTCCTCGGCTCGGGCATGATTTTCAGCCGGACGCTCGCAAGGGTCCTTTATAACGAAGCGTGGTCGGAAGCGGATAAGATCGCCGAGGAGATCTGGCCGCAGCATATGCGCCACGTCATCCTGATCGGCGTCGATCGTTTCGCGGCCACTGCAATCAAGCTGCTGGATCTTCAGCAGCCGCGCACCACGCGAGTTGTGGGGGCGCTGGACGTCCGCGAGGCCTTCCACGGAAGAACGATCGCCGGCGTGAAAATCATCGGCCATGTCGACGAGATCGCAGAGGTCTTCGACGAATACGCCGTGCACGGCGTCGAAATCGACGAAATCTGGCTTGCCGACGGCGCAACGAGCCTGTCGCACGCGGGCGTTGAACGGATGAGAGACTGGTGCGCCGGACGAGGCCTCAAATTCGCGCGGGTTTCGGAAGCGCTCAACCTTGCGGTGCGGCCGAATTATTCGAAACCCCGCGCCAATCGGACAGGCGCAGTCGTTCCTGGAGAGTATTTCAAGACGAAACGCCTCATCGACCTCGCCGGCGCCTCGACCTTGCTGATCTTACTTCTGCCGCTGGCGCTCTTGACGGCCTGCCTCGTTCTCTTCGACGTCGGCGCTCCGGTCTTCTTCTGGCAGCAGCGCATAGGTCAGAACGGACGCAAATTCCTTTTGTATAAATTCCGCACCTATCGCGCGCCTTTCGACAAGTCCGGAGCCAGGATTCCAGGCGACCTCCGCCTGTCGCGGCTCGGACGCGCCGTTCGCGCCGCTCGACTGGATGAAATTCCGCAACTTCTGAATGTGCTTGTGGGAGACATGTCGCTGATTGGTCCGCGTCCGCTCCTTTCGGCGGATCAGCCGGGCGATCCTCGCCCGCGCCTTTCGGTGAAGCCCGGCATTACCGGATGGGCGCAGATCAACGGCGGGACTTTCATTACGCCCGCGCAAAAGGATGCGCTCGACGTCTGGTACATCCGACACGCCTCTCTGCGGCTCGATACGAAGATCGCCGTCAGCACCCTGCTGTTTACGTTGGTGGGAGAAAAAATAAACCATACCGCCCTGGAAGAGGCCATGAGCTGGTCGGAGAGCAATACCGGCTTGCCCGCCATGTCGCTGGAGCACGATCCGACTTCGGCGGAAGTAGACACGCTGGAAAGACGGTCGGCGTGA
- a CDS encoding cupin domain-containing protein, protein MSQFNFSHAGEIAAVKIEADIKKRLFLGAMAGAACIFSGAPLRAQIKAAVNTTVSQHGIIRTTLQNHINADGEEFRMVLTTYPPGVGLPVHHHPSVAHNYILEGVAESQYAGEELQRFTAGESYQDKADSRHIIFRNPEATSTLKYLIVYTVKKGQPFLIVP, encoded by the coding sequence ATGTCGCAGTTCAACTTTTCGCACGCGGGAGAAATTGCGGCCGTGAAAATCGAGGCGGACATAAAAAAGCGCCTGTTTCTCGGCGCCATGGCCGGCGCCGCCTGCATATTTTCCGGCGCCCCGCTCCGGGCGCAAATCAAGGCGGCGGTTAACACCACGGTGTCGCAGCACGGCATTATCCGCACAACGCTCCAGAATCATATCAATGCCGACGGCGAAGAGTTCCGGATGGTTTTGACGACCTATCCGCCGGGAGTGGGACTGCCGGTTCATCATCACCCTTCGGTCGCGCATAATTACATTCTGGAGGGTGTGGCGGAGTCTCAATATGCAGGCGAAGAGCTTCAGCGCTTTACCGCAGGCGAGAGCTATCAGGACAAGGCCGACTCTCGGCACATAATCTTCCGCAACCCGGAGGCGACCTCAACGCTCAAATATCTCATCGTCTATACGGTCAAGAAGGGGCAGCCCTTTCTGATCGTTCCGTAA
- a CDS encoding IS5 family transposase (programmed frameshift), which translates to MPRFCLTDGQWSKLEPFCLGKPSDPGRTGSDGRLFLEAILWIARTGSPWRDLPPAFGKWNTVFKRFRDWVKADVFKRMFDAVSDDPDMEYAMIDATIVKVHRHGQGAKGGPQGQAIGKSKGGWTTKILALTDALGNLVRFVLLPGQRFDTVGVAPLIEGVEFGALLADKAFDSDWIVAELNERGAQIVISQHPRRNAPLAIDIELYKARHLIENFFGKLKEFKRIALRADKTDQSFTAMIRLAAALINSR; encoded by the exons ATGCCCCGATTCTGTCTGACGGACGGCCAATGGTCGAAGCTGGAGCCCTTTTGTCTTGGCAAGCCCTCCGATCCCGGCCGGACCGGGAGCGATGGGCGATTGTTTTTAGAGGCGATCTTGTGGATTGCGCGCACGGGCAGCCCCTGGCGCGATCTGCCTCCCGCCTTCGGCAAGTGGAACACCGTGTTCAAACGCTTTCGCGATTGGGTGAAGGCCGATGTGTTCAAGCGGATGTTTGACGCCGTGTCGGACGATCCAGACATGGAATACGCCATGATCGACGCCACCATCGTCAAGGTCCACCGCCATGGACAGGGCGCAAAAGGGGGAC CTCAGGGCCAGGCCATAGGCAAATCCAAAGGCGGCTGGACCACCAAAATCCTCGCGCTCACCGACGCGCTCGGCAATTTGGTCCGCTTCGTTCTGCTGCCGGGGCAACGCTTCGACACGGTCGGCGTCGCGCCTTTGATCGAGGGCGTCGAATTTGGCGCGCTGCTCGCCGACAAGGCCTTCGACAGCGACTGGATCGTCGCCGAACTGAACGAGCGCGGCGCGCAAATCGTCATCTCCCAACATCCAAGACGAAACGCGCCTCTCGCCATCGACATCGAGCTTTACAAAGCCCGTCACCTCATCGAAAACTTCTTCGGCAAACTCAAGGAGTTCAAGCGGATCGCCCTGCGCGCCGACAAAACCGATCAAAGCTTCACAGCCATGATCCGCCTCGCCGCCGCGCTCATCAATTCGCGATGA
- the asnB gene encoding asparagine synthase (glutamine-hydrolyzing): MCGLAGFIAARPPADMKTVISAMADSVRHRGPDDEGAFADAEAGVALGFRRLAIVDLSAAGRQPMHSACGRYVLVFNGEVYNHRELRAVLEQEGCRPPWRGHSDTETLLAGFAEWGVVPTLERAVGMFAFALWDRIERRLTLGRDRFGEKPLYYGWVGQGAKRAFAFGSELKALRAYPGFANPVSRDALGLYLQYSVVPAPYSIYEGVFKLAPASLLTLRAEDLPDQRLQIEPYWNAAQTARQGLANPFRDENEALSLLEAALHEAVGLQSVADAPLGAFLSGGVDSSMIVALMQAQSARPVQTFTVGFDEAGFDESPHALAVARHLGSDHHELRLGAADARAVIPLLPRLYDEPFADSSQIPTYLICKAASRRVTVALSGDAGDEHFGGYNRYIWARRVFGLLGRTPPALRRRLASAICATPSWIWSALGSASGGVGGVARLEEKAHKLASRLQNVDSLDDFYRSLVKEWPDGRLLALGAGFLPTQLDDAGLTAGVTEPEHRMMLWDSLTYLPDDILTKVDRAAMGVSLETRAPFLDHRVVELAWRLPLHMKIRDGQGKWALRQLLYKYVPRELIERPKAGFSIPLGQWLRGPLRDWAEDLLEESRLDREGYLDAKPIREAWGRHLGGRRDCTGRLWSVLMFQAWLEANS; this comes from the coding sequence ATGTGCGGGCTGGCCGGGTTCATTGCGGCGCGTCCGCCGGCGGATATGAAGACCGTCATATCGGCGATGGCGGATTCCGTTCGGCATCGCGGGCCGGACGACGAGGGCGCCTTTGCGGACGCCGAAGCGGGAGTAGCGTTGGGGTTCCGCCGCCTCGCGATCGTCGATCTGTCCGCCGCCGGGCGCCAGCCCATGCACTCCGCCTGCGGCCGTTACGTGCTGGTCTTCAACGGCGAGGTTTACAATCACCGCGAGTTGCGCGCTGTGCTGGAGCAAGAAGGCTGCAGGCCCCCATGGCGCGGCCATTCGGACACCGAAACATTGCTGGCGGGATTCGCCGAATGGGGCGTGGTCCCTACGCTGGAGCGGGCGGTGGGAATGTTCGCCTTCGCTTTATGGGATCGGATCGAACGCCGCCTCACGCTCGGGCGGGATCGTTTCGGCGAGAAGCCGCTCTATTACGGCTGGGTCGGCCAAGGCGCCAAACGCGCATTCGCGTTTGGCTCGGAGCTGAAAGCCTTGCGCGCCTATCCGGGCTTCGCCAACCCGGTGAGCCGGGATGCTTTGGGCCTTTATCTGCAATATTCCGTCGTGCCCGCGCCTTACTCGATTTACGAGGGCGTCTTCAAGCTGGCGCCCGCCAGTCTGCTTACCCTCCGGGCGGAGGATTTGCCGGATCAGCGGCTTCAGATCGAGCCATATTGGAACGCGGCGCAGACGGCGAGGCAGGGTCTGGCGAACCCGTTCCGGGACGAGAACGAGGCGCTCTCACTGCTGGAGGCGGCCCTGCACGAAGCGGTCGGCCTGCAGTCCGTGGCCGACGCGCCCTTGGGGGCCTTCCTGTCGGGCGGCGTCGATTCCTCCATGATCGTCGCTTTGATGCAGGCGCAATCCGCCCGACCCGTGCAGACTTTCACCGTGGGATTCGACGAAGCGGGTTTTGACGAATCGCCCCACGCTCTGGCGGTGGCGCGCCATTTGGGCTCCGATCATCATGAGCTGCGCCTCGGCGCGGCGGACGCGCGGGCGGTGATTCCCCTTCTTCCCCGATTGTACGACGAGCCATTCGCCGACAGCTCGCAAATCCCGACCTATCTGATCTGCAAGGCGGCGTCGCGGCGCGTCACCGTCGCGCTCTCGGGCGACGCCGGAGACGAGCATTTCGGCGGCTATAATCGCTACATCTGGGCGAGGCGGGTGTTCGGGTTGCTCGGCCGGACGCCCCCTGCGCTGCGCCGGCGCCTGGCTTCCGCCATTTGCGCCACGCCATCATGGATCTGGAGCGCGCTCGGCAGTGCGTCCGGCGGCGTGGGGGGCGTGGCGCGCCTTGAAGAGAAGGCGCACAAATTGGCCAGCCGGCTTCAAAACGTCGACAGTCTGGACGACTTCTATCGCAGTCTGGTGAAGGAATGGCCGGATGGGCGCCTGCTGGCGCTCGGCGCCGGCTTTCTGCCTACGCAGCTCGACGACGCGGGTTTGACGGCGGGCGTGACCGAACCAGAGCATAGAATGATGCTGTGGGACAGCCTGACCTACCTGCCCGACGACATCCTGACCAAGGTGGATCGCGCGGCGATGGGGGTGAGCCTCGAAACCCGGGCTCCGTTTCTCGATCACCGGGTCGTCGAACTCGCCTGGCGCTTGCCGCTGCACATGAAAATTCGCGACGGCCAAGGAAAGTGGGCGCTGCGTCAGCTGTTGTATAAATATGTGCCGCGCGAGTTGATCGAACGCCCGAAGGCGGGGTTTTCCATTCCGCTGGGCCAGTGGCTTCGCGGCCCGCTGCGCGATTGGGCGGAGGACCTCCTGGAAGAAAGCCGGCTGGATCGGGAAGGGTATCTCGACGCGAAACCTATTCGCGAGGCCTGGGGGCGACATCTCGGCGGCCGCCGCGACTGTACGGGTCGGTTGTGGAGCGTGCTGATGTTTCAGGCCTGGCTCGAGGCGAACTCGTAA
- a CDS encoding DUF1624 domain-containing protein, with protein sequence MSDVGSNDNRLPGIDRLRGLVMVLMALDHMRDFFDADALRFRPTDLTHTYRFLFFTRFVTHFCAPTFALLAGVGAYLHGARLGDPRRLSFFLASRGLWLIFLDVFVISPAWAPGSGRVELGTLYAIGCGLLALSALSRLPARIVFAVGAAIVLGHNLLDGIHAEALGAWGPWWRMLHEPGPLPLGASGSVLYPALPWIGVVALGYGIGPLFHQPIRRRDRVLCGAGLASLAAFVLLRSGNFYGDPASWTFQHEPMFTLLSFLNVTKYPPSLLYLLITLGCAALALPALERLPGRAGGALATFGRTPLFFYVLHIYIGLAAAMALALAQGYSFADIAKYLNIGEPPPEFGAGLGGAYVAWALVVAALYPPCRWFADLKRRRKDWQWLSYL encoded by the coding sequence ATGAGCGACGTCGGCAGCAACGACAACCGCCTCCCGGGGATCGACCGGTTGCGGGGCCTGGTCATGGTCCTGATGGCGCTGGACCATATGCGCGATTTTTTCGACGCCGACGCCTTACGCTTCAGACCCACCGACCTGACCCATACTTATCGGTTCCTTTTCTTCACCCGCTTCGTCACACATTTCTGCGCGCCGACCTTTGCGCTGCTCGCCGGCGTCGGCGCCTATCTCCACGGCGCGCGGCTCGGCGATCCGCGCCGGCTGTCTTTCTTCCTCGCGTCGCGCGGCTTGTGGCTGATCTTCCTCGACGTCTTCGTCATTAGTCCCGCATGGGCGCCGGGAAGCGGACGGGTGGAGCTGGGCACGCTCTATGCCATCGGCTGCGGGTTGCTGGCGCTCTCGGCCCTTTCCCGGCTGCCGGCGCGGATAGTCTTCGCCGTCGGCGCCGCGATCGTCCTCGGGCATAATCTTCTCGACGGAATCCACGCCGAGGCGCTCGGCGCGTGGGGGCCATGGTGGCGCATGTTGCATGAGCCGGGACCTTTGCCGCTTGGCGCTTCAGGGTCCGTGCTCTATCCGGCGCTGCCATGGATCGGCGTCGTAGCGCTCGGCTACGGGATTGGACCCCTGTTTCATCAGCCCATCCGGCGGCGAGACCGTGTCCTCTGCGGCGCCGGGCTGGCGTCGCTCGCCGCCTTCGTTCTCTTGCGTAGCGGCAATTTTTACGGCGATCCGGCGAGCTGGACCTTTCAGCACGAACCGATGTTCACCCTTCTATCTTTCCTCAACGTCACCAAATACCCGCCCTCGCTGCTCTATCTTCTGATCACGCTCGGTTGCGCGGCGCTGGCCCTGCCGGCGCTGGAGCGGCTACCCGGCCGAGCCGGCGGGGCGCTGGCCACATTCGGACGAACGCCCTTGTTCTTCTATGTGCTGCACATTTACATCGGCCTCGCCGCAGCCATGGCTCTCGCGCTCGCGCAAGGCTACTCTTTCGCCGACATCGCCAAATATCTGAACATCGGCGAGCCCCCGCCTGAATTCGGCGCCGGCCTCGGCGGCGCCTATGTGGCATGGGCGCTCGTCGTCGCCGCGCTCTACCCTCCGTGCCGCTGGTTCGCCGATCTCAAGCGGCGCCGGAAGGATTGGCAATGGCTGAGCTACCTCTGA
- a CDS encoding EpsG family protein, giving the protein MWPYWAMFAFPSLAALAASGADGVPAFRPRPASTYFAWSLVWLAWTLLIGYRFQVGGDWQNYARFLGEVRGVEFWDVFQLIDPSYYALNWISLHMGWDIYGVNLIGAAIFAFGLVVFCQNQPWPWLALAVSVPYLVIVVGMGYSRQGIALGLEMLGLVALARKSTFKFVLCVAFAATFHRSAILLIPVAALAGSSNRLLTMAWVGATAVVLYYLLLEKSADNLVSTYVGGAVQSEGAAVRLLMNALPGAAFLRWRARFSFSAAEESLWKWFSIIALAQFGGFLIMPSASTALDRMALYMLPLQIVVFARLPYVFGAHELPGRGRYGVVASHDPTRPLPASKDAAALTAATLFYYGLVMAVWLNFASNVYAWVPYNFYPLVLAF; this is encoded by the coding sequence ATGTGGCCATATTGGGCGATGTTCGCGTTCCCGTCTTTGGCGGCGTTGGCTGCGAGCGGCGCCGACGGCGTCCCCGCGTTCAGACCGCGCCCGGCGTCGACCTATTTTGCGTGGTCTCTGGTCTGGCTGGCGTGGACGCTGCTGATCGGCTACCGTTTTCAAGTCGGCGGAGACTGGCAGAATTACGCAAGGTTCCTCGGCGAAGTCAGAGGCGTCGAATTCTGGGACGTCTTTCAGCTCATCGATCCCTCTTATTACGCGCTGAACTGGATCAGCCTGCACATGGGCTGGGACATCTACGGCGTCAACCTGATCGGCGCGGCCATCTTCGCTTTCGGCTTGGTGGTGTTCTGCCAGAACCAGCCTTGGCCCTGGCTGGCGCTGGCGGTCTCGGTGCCGTATCTCGTGATCGTCGTCGGGATGGGTTACAGCCGCCAGGGCATCGCCTTGGGGCTCGAGATGCTGGGCCTCGTAGCGCTAGCCCGAAAATCGACTTTCAAATTCGTCCTGTGCGTAGCGTTCGCGGCCACCTTTCACCGCTCGGCGATATTGCTCATTCCGGTCGCCGCCCTGGCGGGTTCGAGCAACCGATTGTTGACCATGGCGTGGGTCGGCGCGACCGCGGTGGTTCTTTACTATCTTCTGCTCGAGAAAAGCGCGGACAACCTTGTTTCCACCTATGTCGGGGGCGCCGTGCAATCGGAGGGAGCGGCCGTGCGATTGCTGATGAACGCGTTGCCGGGAGCCGCCTTTTTGAGATGGCGCGCCAGATTCTCCTTTTCGGCCGCGGAGGAGTCGCTCTGGAAATGGTTTTCGATCATCGCGCTGGCGCAGTTTGGCGGCTTCCTGATCATGCCCTCGGCCTCCACCGCGCTGGATCGCATGGCGCTCTACATGCTGCCTCTTCAGATCGTGGTATTTGCGCGTTTGCCTTACGTGTTCGGCGCGCACGAACTCCCTGGACGCGGCCGATATGGCGTTGTCGCCTCTCATGACCCGACCCGACCCTTGCCCGCAAGCAAGGATGCGGCTGCGCTGACGGCTGCCACGCTCTTCTATTACGGACTTGTAATGGCGGTTTGGCTCAACTTTGCATCGAATGTCTACGCCTGGGTGCCGTATAACTTCTATCCGTTGGTGCTCGCATTTTGA